A window of the Podospora bellae-mahoneyi strain CBS 112042 chromosome 6, whole genome shotgun sequence genome harbors these coding sequences:
- a CDS encoding hypothetical protein (EggNog:ENOG503NY8R; BUSCO:EOG09263G4R; COG:S): MEGSSMQIPGLNLGQGQAEEKPASEVTQNTPIVSEKQQENLSPVVEASARPDEGMDLDVQEPVITNQPETSTKGVVSVDVQMKATDLDVPGSPDVTDALEAALAAENDVKDMVAKAQESVTAPATVTTTESNVNVNDTVRATTQETDITETIRNTTNETPVQDGEQEEGEHPEWEIDSSPYESSSSDSSDDDSDDEDYPILGVEETARMLMALEHDGDVNGSRGVTEPIRSKNEKPEEVIPKPDVQILPEDKIELLGQIQFIVETNLVIQSCKSAAEQVLDTGTVLCKEDRTVIGALADVLGNVRDPKYTVGFANEEEIKELGLEVGMPIFFSTRHANSVFTKPLMQAKYTDASNVHDEELAPEEMEFSDDEKEQEYKRNNKLQKRTNREKKLGIEPGTGRGGGHGGKCGGRGGGSGWGAQHAPSSSVATTATLDYDDDDGPYRPLARPPGFGLPPRPPSPARDQLNFNQHGGFDNRGRDDNRGHDGFRDRGNSRGRGGFRGNFRGRDNEGGPRGFGHGRHSSVSTDVSTATSATLPAFSASGSPSPYSLHVRPPFPPVPAPTQGAWPGMPAIPFPPPPHGYSAAQQAPRPPIPGQPQPPTGGFTFNYPAWPQAQTQAQGQGYGYAPAAPSPTPPQQQTGYTQPPNWAGAAAILHNLAQGAYGQQPQQQAQQQAPQQVHQSYQGQSAYYPQQGYQSQAGHQAQQNGGQQQAQTQAQQQAPQQQQNQYWQH, encoded by the exons ATGGAAGGGTCCTCTATGCAGATCCCCGgcctcaatcttggccaggGGCAAGCTGAAGAGAAGCCAGCCAGTGAGGTGACCCAAAACACTCCTATCGTT TCGGAaaagcagcaggagaatcTATCTCCAGTGGTTGAGGCCTCTGCTCGCCCGGATGAGGGCATGGATCTCGATGTCCAAGAACctgtcatcaccaaccaaccagaAACCAGCACAAAAGGAGTGGTGTCTGTTGATGTTCAAATGAAGGCCACAGATCTTGATGTCCCAGGCAGCCCAGACGTTACTGACGCGCTTGAGGCTGCTCTTGCTGCCGAGAATGATGTCAAAGACATGGTGGCTAAAGCCCAGGAATCTGTTACTGCTCCAGCGACTGTCACTACAACGGAGAGCAATGTCAATGTCAACGACACAGTCAGGGCTACAACACAGGAGACTGATATTACAGAGACCATCAGAAATACGACAAACGAGACTCCCGTCCAAGATggagagcaagaggagggcgAGCATCCAGAGTGGGAGATTGACTCTTCACCCTATGAGTCCTCAAGCTCCGATTCTTCAGATGATGACTCAGATGATGAAGACTATCCAATTCTCGGCGTCGAGGAAACCGCCCGGATGTTGATGGCTCTCGAgcatgatggtgatgtgaaCGGGTCTCGAGGCGTTACAGAGCCAATCCGATCCAAAAACGAGAAGCCTGAAGAGGTGATCCCCAAGCCTGATGTTCAAATTCTCCCCGAGGATAAGATTGAGCTTTTGGGTCAGATTCAGTTCATTGTCGAGACCAATCTTGTCATCCAATCCTGCAAGTCCGCTGCAGAGCAGGTTCTAGACACCGGCACTGTACTGTGCAAGGAAGACCGCACCGTCATTGGTGCCCTGGCTGATGTGTTAGGCAACGTCAGAGATCCCAAGTATACGGTGGGCTTCGCCAACGAAGAGGAGATCAAAGAGCTTGGGCTGGAAGTTGGAAtgcccatcttcttctcaacgAGGCATGCCAACTCTGTTTTCACCAAGCCGCTTATGCAAGCGAAGTACACGGATGCGAGCAACGTGCACGATGAAGAGCTTGCTCCTGAAGAGATGGAGTTCTCCGACGACGAGAAGGAACAAGAGTACAAGCGGAACAATAAGCTGCAGAAGCGAACGAACCGCGAGAAAAAGCTCGGGATTGAACCAGGAACTGGTCGCGGTGGCGGTCACGGCGGAAAGTGTGGTGGTCGAGGCGGAGGTTCAGGCTGGGGCGCCCAACATGCTCCTAGCTCCTCCGTTGCGACAACAGCTACGCTCGAttatgatgacgacgatgggcCTTACCGTCCATTGGCCAGACCCCCTGGATTTGGTTTACCTCCCAGGCCCCCGAGTCCGGCTCGCGACCAGCTGAACTTCAATCAGCATGGTGGTTTCGACAATCGAGGCCGTGACGATAATCGTGGTCATGATGGCTTCCGTGATCGAGGAAACAGCCGTGGCAGGGGCGGCTTCAGAGGCAATTTCCGCGGTCGCGACAACGAAGGGGGTCCTCGCGGCTTTGGTCATGGGAGACATTCGTCTGTCTCGACTGATGTCTCCACCGCAACATCCGCAACTCTGCCAGCTTTCTCCGCCAGCGGCAGCCCTTCTCCCTACAGCTTACATGTCCGCCCTCCATTCCCACCCGTTCCAGCTCCTACCCAAGGCGCCTGGCCCGGCATGCCAGCTattcctttcccccctccgccGCACGGTTATTCAGCTGCTCAGCAGGCACCACGTCCACCCATTCCCGGACAGCCGCAGCCTCCTACGGGTGGGTTCACGTTTAACTATCCCGCCTGGCCGCAGGCTCAAACCCAGGCCCAGGGACAGGGGTACGGTTATGCTCCAGCGGCTCcgtccccaacccctccccaacagcagaCTGGGTACACCCAGCCGCCGAACTGGGCCGGCGCAGCTGCGATTCTCCATAATTTGGCGCAGGGTGCCTACgggcagcagcctcagcaacagGCTCAGCAACAGGCTCCGCAGCAGGTTCATCAGAGCTATCAAGGTCAATCTGCTTATTATCCCCAGCAGGGCTACCAAAGTCAAGCTGGTCACCAGGCCCAGCAGAATGGAGGTCAGCAGCAGGCTCAGACGCAagctcagcagcaagctccgcaacagcaacagaaTCAGTACTGGCAGCATTAG
- the ALG9 gene encoding mannosyltransferase (CAZy:GT22; COG:G; BUSCO:EOG09261FM4; EggNog:ENOG503NV47), with translation MAPKAKPAAPKPAPSQEKREFVHPSAKHARKQAIKDAFAIQPISAFYFFLAANAVAALFSPIQDCDETFNYWEPTHYLSHGYGLQTWEYSPEFSIRSWFYIAIHAIVANIRRLLPHSNKVAEFYFLRYAFAVGCAFCQTLMWRSICLALSPRVGIFFIIATIFSPGNFHASTAYLPSSFAMYMSCLGAAAFMNWRGGIKTAMGMFWFAVGGVLGWPFAAALCAPFVAEEIFFAAVSDQDRMFESALRVFRGVMAGVLLVGLDASINTFFYRRFELVSWNIIKYNIFSETGGPDLYGTEPWTFYFKNLLLNFNIWFILALVSLPLFLLQKLFMRSTGETFQSGLRTFVFLTPFYMWLGIFTLQPHKEERFMYPVYPFLALNAALAFHSFLTFFGNASPRTLVGKIPAKLKLAVVSLGLVASAIVGLARIGGMYTAYHAPLSLYDPLFEVGGRGDTVCFGKDWYRFPTSYFLPKDMHAKFVRSEFRGLLPGEFSEATTGFGFFGGTWLPTIGLNNKNEEDMGKYVDLRMCVFMVDTQFPERGDVELPPNEPDYAKNVDRWEEVKCLPFLDAESTPFLARAVWVPDWEIIPEGFRRKWGRHCLLKQRR, from the exons ATGGCTCCCAAAGCCAAACCAGCAGCTCCCAAGCCTGCCCCCAGccaggagaagagagaaTTCGTACATCCATCAGCAAAACACGCCAGGAAACA GGCTATCAAAGATGCCTTCGCGATCCAACCCATCTCTGCCTTTTACTTCTTCCTAGCCGCCAATGCCGTAGCAGCTCTCTTCTCCCCGATCCAAGATTGCGACGAGACGTTCAACTACTGGGAACCTACCCACTACCTCAGCCATGGCTACGGTCTTCAGACCTGGGAATACTCCCCCGAGTTCAGCATCAGGAGCTGGTTCTACATTGCTATCCACGCCATTGTTGCCAATATTCGCCGTCTATTGCCTCACTCTAACAAGGTGGCCGAGTTCTACTTCCTCCGCTATGCATTCGCCGTGGGGTGCGCATTCTGCCAGACCTTGATGTGGCGCTCCATTTGCCTAGCCCTGAGCCCCCGTGTTGGAATCTTCTTCATAATAGCCACCATCTTCAGCCCCGGAAATTTCCACGCGAGCACAGCCTATCTTCCCTCAAGCTTTGCCATGTACATGTCCTGTCTTGGCGCGGCCGCCTTCATGAACTGGCGCGGTGGGATCAAGACAGCGATGGGCATGTTCTGGTTCGCCGTAGGAGGCGTTCTTGGCTGGCCGTTTGCCGCGGCTCTTTGCGCGCCATTCGTTGCGGAGGAGATCTTCTTTGCTGCTGTCAGTGACCAGGATCGTATGTTTGAGTCTGCGCTTCGCGTTTTTCGTGGTGTTATGGCCGGAGTTCTTCTAGTT GGCCTTGACGCTTCTATCAACACCTTTTTCTACAGAAGGTTTGAACTTGTCTCGTGGAACATCATCAAGTACAACATCTTCTCCGAGACCGGCGGCCCCGACCTCTACGGCACCGAGCCCTGGACCTTTTACTTCAAGAACCTGCtgctcaacttcaacatctGGTTCATCCTTGCGCTGGTTTCTCTACCGCTGTTCCTCTTGCAGAAGCTCTTCATGCGCTCAACAGGAGAGACTTTCCAGTCTGGGCTTCGTACCTTTGTCTTTTTGACGCCCTTTTACATGTGGCTGGGCATCTTTACCCTTCAGCCCCACAAGGAAGAGCGCTTCATGTACCCTGTATACCCTTTCCTGGCTCTCAACGCTGCCCTGGCCTTCCACAGTTTCCTCACCTTCTTTGGTAACGCAAGCCCCAGGACGCTCGTGGGAAAGATCCCTGCCAAGCTCAAGCTGGCTGTGGTCAGCCTTGGGCTCGTGGCGTCAGCTATTGTCGGTCTTGCCCGCATTGGTGGCATGTACACTGCCTACCATGCCCCATTGTCCCTCTACGATCCGCTCTTTGAGGTCGGCGGACGGGGCGACACAGTCTGCTTTGGCAAGGATTGGTACCGCTTCCCTACTTCGTACTTCCTTCCCAAGGATATGCACGCCAAATTTGTCCGTTCCGAGTTCCGTGGCTTGCTTCCTGGAGAGTTTAGCGAGGCCACGACTGGGTTTGGCTTCTTTGGCGGGACTTGGCTGCCTACCATCGGGTTGAACAACAAGAACGAGGAGGACATGGGCAAGTATGTCGACTTGAGGATGTGTGTTTTCATGGTGGACACGCAGTTCccggagaggggggatgtggagCTTCCGCCAAATGAGCCGGACTATGCGAAGAATGTGGAtcggtgggaggaggtcaagTGTCTTCCTTTCTTGGATGCGGAGAGCACACCgtttttggcgagggcggttTGGGTGCCTGATTGGGAGATTATTCCTGAGGGGTTTAGGAGGAAGTGGGGGAGGCATTGTTTGCTGAAGCAGAGGAGGTAA